A genomic region of Ictidomys tridecemlineatus isolate mIctTri1 chromosome 10, mIctTri1.hap1, whole genome shotgun sequence contains the following coding sequences:
- the Epc1 gene encoding enhancer of polycomb homolog 1 isoform X5: MSKLSFRARALDASKPLPVFRCEDLPDLHEYASINRAVPQMPTGMEKEEESEHHLQRAISAQQVYGEKRDNMVIPVPEAESNIAYYESIYPGEFKMPKQLIHIQPFSLDAEQPDYDLDSEDEVFVNKLKKKMDICPLQFEEMIDRLEKGSGQQPVSLQEAKLLLKEDDELIREVYEYWIKKRKNCRGPSLIPSVKQEKRDGSSTNDPYVAFRRRTEKMQTRKNRKNDEASYEKMLKLRRDLSRAVTILEMIKRREKSKRELLHLTLEIMEKRYNLGDYNGEIMSEVMAQRQPMKPTYAIPIIPITNSSQFKHQEVMDVKEFKVNKQDKTDLIRPKRKYEKKPKVLPSSAAATPQQTSPALPVFNAKDLNQYDFPSSDEEPLSQVLSGSSEAEEENDPDGPFAFRRKAGCQYYAPHLDQTGNWPWTSPKDGGLGDVRYRYCLTTLTVPQRCIGFARRRVGRGGRVLLDRAYSEYDSMFRHLDLEMLSSPQHSPVNQFANTSETNTSDKSFSKDLSQILVNIKSCRWRHFRPRTPSLHDSDNDELSNRKLYRSINRTGTAQPGTQTCSTSTQSKSSSGSAHFEFISNYQLLS; this comes from the exons GAACATCATCTTCAGCGGGCTATTTCAGCACAGCAGGTGTATGGCGAGAAGAGGGATAACATGGTTATACCAGTCCCAGAGGCAGAGAGTAATATTGCTTACTATGAATCTATATATCCTGGGGAATTTAAGATGCCAAAGCAGCTCATTCACATACAGC CTTTTAGTTTGGATGCTGAACAGCCTGATTATGATTTGGATTCTGAAGATGAAGTATttgtgaataaattaaaaaagaaaatggacatcTGTCCACTGCAATTTGAGGAAATGATTGACCGTCTAGAAAAAGGCAGTGGTCAGCAG CCAGTCAGTCTACAGGAAGCCAAACTACTGCTAAAAGAAGATGATGAACTAATTAGAGAAGTTTATGAATACtggattaaaaagagaaaaaactgtCGAGGGCCATCTCTTATCCCATCAGTAAAACAAGAAAAGCGAGATGGTTCCAGCACAAATGATCCTTATGTGGCTTTTAGAAGACGCACTGAAAAAATGCAGACTCGAAAA AATCGCAAAAATGATGAAGCCTcttatgaaaaaatgcttaagCTGCGTCGAGATCTAAGTCGGGCTGTTACTAttctagaaatgataaaaagaagagaaaagagtaaAAGGGAGCTATTGCACTTAACACTGGAAATTATGGAAAAGAG gTATAATTTGGGTGACTACAATGGAGAGATCATGTCTGAGGTTATGGCACAGAGACAGCCGATGAAACCTACTTATGCCATCCCCATCATCCCTATTACTAATAGCAGTCAGTTTAAACATCAGGAAGTAATGGATGTGAAGGAGTTTAAAGTTAATAAG CAAGATAAAACTGATCTTATCCGACCGAAACGGAAATACGAAAAGAAGCCCAAAGTCTTACCATCGTCTGCTGCTGCTACTCCTCAACAGACGAGTCCTGCACTGCCAGTCTTTAATGCTAAAGATTTAAATCAGTATGACTTTCCCAGCTCAGATGAAGAACCTCTCTCCCAG gtGTTGTCTGGCTCTTCAGAAGCTGAGGAAGAGAATGATCCTGATGGTCCTTTTGCTTTCCGTAGGAAAGCAGGCTGTCAGTACTATGCT CCTCACTTAGACCAAACTGGCAACTGGCCTTGGACTAGTCCTAAGGATGGAGGATTAGGGGATGTGCGATACAGATACTGCTTGACTACTCTCACCGTACCCCAAAGGTGTATTGGATTTGCACGAAGACGGGTTGGGCGCGGTGGAAG GGTCTTACTGGACAGAGCTTATTCAGAATATGACAGTATGTTTCGCCATCTGGATTTGGAAATGCTTTCCTCACCACAACATTCTCCAGTCAATCAGTTTGCCAATACCTCAGAAACAAATACCTCGGACAAATCTTTCTCTAAAGACCTCAGTCAGATACTAGTCAATATCAAATCATGTAGATGGCGGCATTTTAGGCCTCGGACACCATCCCTACATGACAGTGACAATGATGAACTCTCCAATAGAAAATTATATAGGAGTATAAATCGAACAGGAACAGCACAACCTGGGACCCAGACATGCAGTACCTCCACGCAAAGTAAAAGTAGCAGTGGTTCAGCACACTTTG AGTTCATCTCTAATTACCAACTGTTGTCATAG